A stretch of the Dyella sp. 2HG41-7 genome encodes the following:
- a CDS encoding monovalent cation:proton antiporter-2 (CPA2) family protein, producing MDSHHFLQTAVIFLLATVIAVPLTKRFRLGAVLGYLIAGIVIGPAELHLIANPQGASDISEFGVVLMLFVIGLELSPQRLWVMRRAVFGAGLTQVLTCGLVIGAIAHLAFGFSASASVIVGGSLALSSTAFGLQILTERKEASTAYGRQSFAILLFQDLAAIPLIAAIPLLATNSTHPGIDPLAALRTIALVAVVIVGGRYLLRPVFRFVARADSVEVSTATALLAVMGTALLMEELNAPVTLGAFAAGVLLADSEYRHELESNIEPFKGLLLGLFFISVGMSMRIDLLLQMPLLVLGITVALLLVKGALLWPLGLTMGKLHRIDALRLAILLASGGEFAFVVLRQATDRGLLAEQAGAVLVLAITLSMALTPLLVTVAGKAIGAKKKAAPKRPFDTITVDHPRVIIAGYGRMGQIVARVLRTRKIPFVALDHSVEQLDLVQRFGNSGDIFYGDPARPELLRAAQADKAEVFVLATDDAESSLRVARVVRRQYPHLKIVARARNRQHVWRMMDLGIEEPVRETFFSSLKMTRKTLESLGISPDEAAAEVERFRHRDVELLKLQYLVYDDEAKLVQTTREASEDLDKLFEADADEQALPTQEKGPDADTPLIGER from the coding sequence GTGGACAGTCATCATTTCCTGCAAACGGCGGTTATTTTCCTGCTGGCGACCGTGATCGCGGTGCCGCTAACCAAGCGCTTTCGCCTTGGCGCCGTGCTGGGTTATCTGATTGCGGGCATTGTCATCGGCCCGGCGGAACTGCATCTGATCGCCAATCCGCAAGGCGCGAGCGATATTTCCGAATTCGGCGTGGTGCTGATGCTGTTCGTGATCGGCCTGGAGCTATCGCCGCAACGCTTGTGGGTGATGCGTCGCGCTGTGTTCGGTGCGGGCTTGACGCAGGTGCTGACCTGCGGTCTTGTCATCGGCGCGATCGCGCATCTGGCGTTCGGCTTTTCGGCAAGCGCATCGGTCATTGTGGGCGGAAGCCTGGCGTTGTCGTCCACGGCGTTCGGTCTGCAGATTCTTACCGAGCGTAAAGAAGCCTCGACGGCTTACGGTCGGCAATCGTTCGCGATCTTGCTGTTTCAGGATCTCGCTGCGATTCCCCTGATCGCGGCAATCCCATTATTGGCCACCAACTCGACCCATCCCGGCATCGATCCGCTCGCCGCGCTGCGCACGATTGCGCTGGTCGCCGTGGTGATTGTGGGTGGTCGCTATCTGCTGCGTCCGGTGTTTCGTTTTGTGGCGCGCGCCGACTCGGTGGAAGTGTCGACGGCGACAGCTTTGCTGGCCGTTATGGGAACCGCGTTGTTGATGGAAGAACTCAACGCACCGGTAACGCTCGGCGCGTTTGCCGCGGGCGTGCTGCTGGCGGATTCGGAATACCGCCACGAACTGGAGTCGAACATTGAGCCGTTCAAAGGCTTGCTGCTCGGTCTGTTCTTTATCAGCGTCGGCATGTCGATGCGTATCGATCTGCTGCTGCAGATGCCGTTGCTTGTGCTGGGGATTACCGTTGCGTTGTTGCTGGTGAAGGGCGCGCTGCTGTGGCCGCTCGGACTCACAATGGGAAAACTTCATCGCATCGATGCACTGCGTCTGGCGATCCTTCTGGCGAGCGGCGGCGAATTTGCGTTTGTAGTGTTGCGTCAGGCAACCGATCGCGGATTGCTCGCCGAGCAGGCAGGCGCAGTGTTGGTGCTGGCGATCACGTTGTCGATGGCGCTGACGCCGTTGCTGGTCACCGTCGCCGGCAAAGCGATCGGCGCCAAGAAAAAAGCGGCGCCGAAACGACCCTTCGACACCATTACAGTGGATCATCCGCGCGTCATCATCGCCGGTTATGGGCGCATGGGTCAGATCGTCGCGCGCGTCTTGCGCACACGCAAAATACCATTCGTGGCGCTGGATCACTCCGTCGAGCAACTGGATTTGGTGCAGCGATTCGGCAACAGCGGCGATATTTTCTACGGCGATCCCGCGCGTCCGGAACTGTTGCGCGCCGCGCAGGCGGACAAGGCGGAAGTGTTTGTGCTTGCCACCGACGATGCCGAATCGAGCTTGCGCGTGGCGCGCGTGGTGCGTCGTCAATATCCGCATCTCAAAATCGTGGCGCGCGCCCGCAATCGTCAGCATGTGTGGCGCATGATGGATCTCGGTATCGAAGAGCCGGTGCGAGAGACGTTTTTCTCAAGCCTCAAAATGACGCGCAAAACGTTGGAGTCGCTGGGCATCAGCCCGGACGAAGCGGCCGCGGAAGTGGAGCGCTTCCGGCATCGCGATGTCGAACTGCTCAAGCTTCAATATCTCGTGTATGACGACGAGGCGAAATTGGTGCAAACAACGCGTGAAGCGAGTGAGGATCTGGACAAATTGTTCGAGGCCGACGCGGACGAACAAGCCTTGCCGACGCAGGAAAAAGGCCCGGATGCGGATACGCCGCTGATCGGCGAGCGCTAG
- a CDS encoding LysR substrate-binding domain-containing protein, whose translation MGRITFDLDVMRSFVTGVELGSFAKAADRLGRSTSAVSAQLKKLEEQAGTPLLRKAGRGMALTEAGEVMLGYARRLLELNDEAVSAVGGVQLEGRVRLGMQEDFGENVLPEVLGRFKRAHPKLRVEVHIARNASLMQSLQSGRLDLALAWDTEPQAPHRQHIRTLPMQWIAAEIDETPFEAGEPIPLVVLDAPCLMRTAAIDALDRAGLAWRIAFTSASLAGTWAAVKAGLGISVRTPLGLPAELRALEAKQAHLPGLPKLGLALYRGEAESSPAVTRLAELIVQSIKA comes from the coding sequence ATGGGCCGCATCACCTTCGATCTGGACGTTATGCGCAGCTTTGTCACCGGCGTGGAGCTGGGCAGCTTCGCCAAGGCCGCCGACCGGCTCGGTCGCTCCACCTCCGCCGTCAGCGCGCAACTGAAAAAGCTGGAAGAGCAGGCCGGCACACCGCTTTTGCGTAAAGCCGGGCGCGGTATGGCGCTGACAGAAGCGGGTGAAGTCATGCTCGGCTACGCGCGCCGTTTGCTGGAACTCAACGACGAAGCGGTCAGCGCCGTGGGCGGCGTGCAGCTGGAAGGTCGCGTGCGGCTCGGCATGCAGGAGGACTTCGGCGAAAACGTGCTGCCCGAGGTGTTGGGCCGTTTCAAGCGCGCGCATCCGAAGTTGCGCGTCGAGGTGCATATCGCGCGCAACGCCTCGCTGATGCAATCGTTGCAATCGGGGCGTTTGGATCTTGCGCTGGCGTGGGATACCGAACCGCAAGCGCCGCATCGGCAGCACATCCGAACCCTGCCGATGCAGTGGATTGCCGCTGAGATCGACGAGACCCCTTTCGAAGCGGGCGAGCCGATACCGTTGGTGGTGTTGGATGCGCCGTGCCTGATGCGCACCGCGGCGATCGATGCATTGGATCGCGCCGGTCTCGCATGGCGCATTGCGTTCACCAGCGCGAGCCTGGCGGGAACGTGGGCGGCGGTGAAAGCGGGCTTGGGCATCAGCGTGCGCACGCCGCTAGGTCTCCCCGCCGAATTGCGTGCGTTGGAAGCGAAGCAAGCGCACTTGCCTGGATTGCCAAAACTTGGGCTCGCGCTTTATCGCGGTGAGGCCGAATCCTCGCCCGCCGTGACGCGTCTCGCCGAATTGATCGTGCAAAGCATTAAAGCTTAG
- a CDS encoding DUF4865 family protein: MITMQYRIVLPADYDMAIIRKRIAERGHLTDDFPRLAFKAYLYADRTAAYAKDRENLYAPFYLWRDTEGMNAFLGGAGFAGVIDSFGRPVVNTWSVWHAQVATDLSIATYATREIAPIAHHIALGELRDTEHARVQEDVERGALAAVTAFDPTHWTLLRFRLWRNVVEVADKNIDVYQVGHISQPSAKHDS, translated from the coding sequence ATGATCACCATGCAATACCGCATCGTTCTGCCCGCCGATTACGACATGGCCATCATCCGCAAACGCATCGCCGAGCGAGGCCATCTCACCGACGATTTCCCGCGGCTCGCGTTCAAGGCGTATCTCTATGCAGATCGCACGGCGGCTTACGCGAAGGATCGCGAGAATCTCTACGCGCCCTTCTATCTTTGGCGCGACACGGAAGGCATGAACGCGTTTCTCGGCGGCGCGGGCTTTGCCGGCGTGATCGACTCGTTCGGTCGGCCTGTGGTGAACACGTGGTCGGTATGGCATGCCCAGGTCGCGACGGATCTATCCATTGCCACGTACGCAACGCGCGAAATCGCGCCGATCGCCCATCACATCGCGCTGGGCGAATTACGCGATACGGAACACGCGCGCGTGCAGGAGGATGTTGAGCGAGGCGCTCTTGCCGCTGTCACCGCCTTCGATCCCACGCATTGGACCTTGCTGCGTTTTCGGCTTTGGCGCAACGTGGTCGAGGTTGCCGACAAAAACATCGATGTCTATCAAGTTGGACATATCTCTCAACCCTCCGCCAAACACGATTCTTGA
- a CDS encoding glutaminyl-peptide cyclotransferase, translating to MKTPTTRLLALLALCLVGPAFAQNAGIPIYGYKVVRTYPHDTSAYTEGFFYLNGYFYEGTGTEGESTVRKVDMETGKVLQKIDIPPPDYGEGIVAWKNKLIELTWQQQHGYIYDLHSFKRIGEFKYPGEGWALTEDSQHIYMSDGTPTIRVLDPETLKQVGKIDVTVEGRPLVNINELEWVKGSIYANVWLTHNIVQIDPTNGKVTGVINLRGLGPAQDQLQDPSNDVLNGIAYDAKHDRLFVTGKRWPLIYEIKLTPPSGN from the coding sequence ATGAAAACGCCCACCACCCGATTGCTCGCCCTGCTTGCGCTGTGTCTGGTCGGCCCTGCGTTTGCGCAAAACGCCGGCATACCGATTTACGGCTACAAAGTGGTGCGTACCTATCCGCACGACACCAGCGCGTACACCGAGGGCTTTTTCTACCTCAACGGTTACTTCTACGAGGGAACCGGCACGGAGGGCGAATCGACAGTCCGTAAAGTCGACATGGAGACCGGCAAGGTGCTGCAGAAGATCGACATTCCGCCGCCGGATTATGGCGAGGGCATCGTCGCGTGGAAAAACAAGCTGATCGAGCTGACGTGGCAACAGCAACACGGTTATATCTACGACCTGCACAGCTTCAAGCGCATCGGCGAATTCAAGTATCCCGGCGAAGGCTGGGCGCTGACCGAAGATAGCCAGCACATCTACATGAGCGATGGCACGCCGACGATTCGCGTGCTCGATCCGGAGACGCTCAAACAAGTCGGCAAGATCGATGTCACGGTGGAAGGTCGACCGCTCGTCAATATCAACGAGCTGGAATGGGTGAAAGGATCGATCTACGCCAACGTGTGGCTCACCCACAACATCGTGCAGATCGATCCGACCAATGGAAAGGTGACGGGCGTAATCAATCTCAGGGGACTCGGGCCCGCGCAGGACCAATTGCAGGACCCGAGCAACGATGTGCTCAACGGCATCGCCTACGACGCCAAGCACGATCGCCTGTTTGTCACCGGCAAACGCTGGCCGCTGATTTACGAAATCAAACTGACGCCGCCTTCGGGTAACTGA
- a CDS encoding YcgL domain-containing protein, which translates to MHCFVYASQRKADTYLWLDRKDHFDAVPPSLALMLGDLRFVLEVELHAERRLPHESTDVVMDHLREQGWHLQLPPQETLAAPPTSQEPTLRQDE; encoded by the coding sequence ATGCATTGTTTCGTCTACGCCAGCCAGCGCAAGGCCGATACCTATTTGTGGTTGGATCGCAAAGATCACTTCGACGCCGTACCGCCCTCGCTCGCGCTGATGCTCGGCGATTTGCGTTTCGTGCTGGAGGTGGAACTGCATGCGGAACGCCGACTGCCGCACGAAAGCACCGATGTAGTGATGGATCATCTGCGCGAGCAAGGCTGGCATCTGCAGCTGCCGCCGCAGGAAACGCTCGCGGCGCCGCCCACCTCGCAGGAACCGACGTTGCGCCAGGACGAATGA
- the hemB gene encoding porphobilinogen synthase, translating to MNFPAIRMRRMRRDAFSRALMREHTLLPTDLIMVAFVIEGEGKREPVPSMPGVERLSIDGLLDLAGECVRLGIPALAIFPSPNASAKSEDAAEAWNPQGLMQRATRALKAKYPELGLIGDVALDPYTTHGQDGLIDEHGYVMNEPTVEALIKMSLAQAEAGMDFVAPSDMMDGRIGAIREALENAGYIHTRILAYSAKYASAFYGPFRDAVGSAANLGKGNKHTYQMDVGNSDEALREIELDIAEGADAVMVKPGLPYLDVLRRVKDAFGMPTFVYQVSGEYAMLKAAAQNGWLNERAVVLESLTAFKRAGADAILTYYAIDAAQWLRES from the coding sequence ATGAACTTCCCCGCCATCCGCATGCGTCGCATGCGCCGCGACGCCTTCTCCCGCGCGCTGATGCGCGAACACACGCTGTTGCCCACCGATCTGATCATGGTGGCGTTCGTGATCGAAGGCGAAGGCAAGCGCGAGCCGGTGCCGTCGATGCCGGGCGTGGAGCGTCTGTCGATCGATGGCTTGCTGGATTTGGCGGGAGAATGCGTGCGATTAGGCATTCCCGCGCTGGCGATCTTTCCGTCGCCGAATGCCTCGGCAAAAAGCGAAGACGCGGCCGAAGCATGGAATCCGCAAGGCTTGATGCAACGCGCGACGCGCGCGCTCAAAGCGAAATATCCGGAACTGGGTTTGATCGGCGACGTAGCGCTCGATCCCTACACCACGCACGGTCAGGACGGTTTGATCGACGAGCACGGTTACGTGATGAACGAGCCGACGGTCGAAGCGCTGATCAAGATGTCGCTGGCGCAAGCCGAAGCAGGCATGGATTTTGTCGCGCCGTCGGACATGATGGACGGCCGCATCGGCGCGATTCGCGAAGCGCTGGAAAACGCGGGCTATATCCATACGCGCATCCTTGCCTATTCGGCGAAATATGCGTCCGCGTTCTACGGGCCGTTCCGCGATGCGGTCGGTTCTGCGGCGAATCTCGGCAAGGGCAACAAACACACTTACCAGATGGATGTCGGCAACAGCGACGAAGCCTTGCGCGAAATCGAACTGGATATCGCCGAAGGCGCCGACGCCGTAATGGTGAAGCCCGGCCTGCCGTATCTCGATGTCTTGCGTCGCGTAAAAGATGCGTTCGGCATGCCCACGTTCGTGTATCAGGTAAGCGGCGAATACGCGATGCTGAAAGCGGCGGCGCAGAACGGTTGGCTCAACGAGCGCGCCGTGGTGCTGGAATCGCTCACCGCGTTCAAGCGCGCCGGCGCCGATGCGATTCTTACGTATTACGCCATCGACGCCGCACAGTGGTTGCGCGAGAGCTGA
- a CDS encoding ankyrin repeat domain-containing protein: MPPIKSRPSSSAFISLVWFLPGLITAGIAAIGAHPLALIPLLLANTLTMAAVCHAIGFDPEPDFFRTVARRGMAHLAMLTCYAALVFLLIAWPMLRLTQQPTLGGSLMLAAALVVALMVLWRLWPAFALVYVWDDAYPAHGQGEGSWLFTATARSIAFGRHLSREEHFFSHFLPSALSLLILSFAAIALSGLYGVLPSELRTAALVLYAVVLMPLGSLIIANRTLRVMLCESRRPRRQESPRDEKVEPVFSAPAPLTEQERIAGTPEQAQALLAATRTGDIARALALVEAGADPNTAPATGDRDQRPVLMLAALLPDTRLLRALIAKGADVNRASGGITPLLAATRDSWHGRPDAVMTLLANGANTRVTDSDGNTALHGAVLSGDATIAAMLLDAGATVDALNSAGASPLSIACRAANWPLVQFLLERGAKAFPAGGEPALVAAAGIADDDITGVKMLLKHRAAVNAVDARQRSPLMAAAAEGHENIARALCTAHADVNLTDHHGSTALMEAARAGAVGVVALLADAQADARARDKHGRDALTLACQSPQAQVETVRALLALGAEPKAPGTDGRSALDHAAASGRWDLVALLDPDTPLPASLDLDAISEGADTPAHLLDALRFGHWAIVSSFATRVRDWSQSELAQLYLDLTEPELHTARRWLLDHGLQAEARLQPQLVDELESEHPTLPPLGRRLFDALLPKLPESATAIEDLLDAGASPAGANLLAQTLSRLQHPSSTLPLAMLERGADPFGAGERERTPLHLAAANGQIAVLQALLARGCNPNCRDASGRTPLLTALEHGANALPLVRALAAHGADAEAVDVNGETPLGLALEHPELERWLNWNDWQRPRRPLRADDLIHAATHGADTAVRRLLELGFPVDTRDAQGATALLHACGAGHRDVAAILIDAGADVAASANNGMTPLAAAVAARREALVALLLEHGAAADQRLPNDATALMIAAVQGYPEIAEQLLDAGADANAVDAQKHSALHAASQFGFEQNDSLRARRLFDVLLKRGADANLADNEGKTPLLLLLGAHLRPGSACDATHIGALLPVLVDAGARIEHADQRGVTALHACAMHALLPPARILLARGADRNAADNFGRTAADVARHLGLIDIAHELAARASVIPSVRQTLRQPASDQ; this comes from the coding sequence ATGCCACCTATCAAATCGCGCCCGTCTTCGTCTGCATTCATCTCACTCGTCTGGTTTCTTCCAGGGCTGATTACCGCCGGCATCGCCGCCATCGGCGCGCATCCGCTTGCGTTGATTCCGCTGCTGCTGGCCAACACGCTGACGATGGCCGCGGTATGCCACGCCATCGGATTCGACCCGGAGCCGGATTTTTTCCGCACCGTGGCGCGACGCGGGATGGCGCACCTGGCGATGCTCACCTGCTACGCCGCGCTGGTTTTTCTGCTGATCGCGTGGCCGATGCTGCGGCTCACGCAACAGCCCACGTTGGGCGGAAGCTTGATGCTTGCCGCCGCCTTGGTCGTCGCCTTGATGGTGTTGTGGCGACTGTGGCCGGCGTTTGCGCTCGTCTATGTGTGGGACGATGCGTATCCGGCGCACGGTCAGGGCGAAGGCTCCTGGTTGTTTACGGCGACCGCGCGCAGCATCGCGTTCGGTCGACATCTGTCGCGCGAAGAACATTTTTTCAGCCATTTTTTGCCTAGCGCGCTGTCCTTGCTGATTTTGTCGTTCGCGGCGATCGCGCTGAGCGGACTGTATGGTGTGCTGCCTTCGGAATTGCGCACGGCCGCTTTGGTGCTCTATGCCGTGGTGCTGATGCCGCTGGGAAGCTTGATCATCGCTAACCGCACGCTGCGCGTGATGTTGTGCGAGAGCCGTCGCCCGCGTCGCCAGGAATCCCCGCGCGATGAAAAGGTAGAACCCGTCTTCAGTGCACCAGCGCCGTTGACCGAACAAGAGCGCATCGCCGGCACGCCCGAACAAGCACAGGCGCTGCTCGCCGCCACACGCACGGGCGATATCGCGCGCGCGCTGGCGCTGGTCGAAGCCGGCGCCGATCCGAATACTGCGCCCGCGACCGGCGATCGCGATCAACGTCCGGTATTGATGCTCGCTGCGCTGCTGCCAGACACGCGCCTGCTGCGCGCATTGATCGCCAAAGGCGCCGACGTAAATCGCGCCAGCGGCGGCATCACGCCGTTGCTGGCCGCCACGCGCGACAGCTGGCACGGCCGTCCCGATGCGGTTATGACCCTGCTCGCCAATGGCGCCAATACCCGCGTCACGGACAGCGACGGCAACACCGCGTTGCACGGCGCCGTGCTCAGCGGCGATGCCACCATCGCGGCGATGCTGCTCGATGCCGGCGCGACCGTCGACGCGCTCAACAGCGCCGGCGCAAGTCCGCTCTCGATCGCCTGCCGCGCGGCGAATTGGCCATTGGTGCAGTTTCTGCTCGAACGCGGCGCGAAGGCTTTTCCGGCCGGCGGCGAACCGGCCTTGGTGGCAGCCGCCGGCATTGCCGACGACGACATCACCGGCGTGAAGATGCTGCTGAAGCATCGCGCCGCGGTGAACGCCGTCGACGCGCGGCAGCGCAGTCCGCTGATGGCCGCCGCCGCCGAAGGTCACGAAAACATTGCTCGCGCGCTGTGCACTGCGCACGCCGATGTGAATCTCACCGACCATCACGGCAGCACCGCTTTGATGGAAGCCGCACGCGCGGGCGCGGTCGGCGTGGTGGCGTTGCTCGCTGACGCACAGGCAGACGCGCGTGCGCGCGACAAGCACGGTCGCGATGCGTTGACGCTCGCCTGCCAGTCGCCACAGGCGCAAGTCGAAACCGTGCGCGCGCTGCTCGCGCTGGGCGCAGAACCCAAAGCGCCCGGCACGGACGGCCGCAGCGCACTCGATCACGCCGCCGCCAGCGGACGCTGGGATCTGGTTGCGTTGCTCGATCCGGACACGCCGCTGCCGGCGAGTCTCGATCTCGACGCCATTTCCGAAGGCGCTGACACGCCGGCGCATTTGTTGGACGCGTTGCGCTTCGGTCATTGGGCCATCGTGTCCAGTTTTGCGACGCGCGTGCGCGATTGGTCGCAATCCGAACTCGCGCAGTTGTATCTGGATTTGACCGAACCCGAATTGCACACGGCGCGTCGCTGGTTGCTCGATCACGGCCTGCAAGCCGAAGCGCGCTTGCAACCGCAGCTGGTCGACGAACTCGAAAGCGAACATCCCACCTTGCCGCCGCTCGGTCGTCGACTGTTCGATGCGTTGCTGCCGAAGTTACCCGAAAGCGCCACAGCGATCGAAGATCTGCTCGATGCCGGCGCCAGCCCCGCCGGCGCCAATCTGCTTGCGCAAACACTGAGCCGTTTGCAGCACCCATCGTCGACGCTTCCGCTCGCCATGCTCGAACGCGGCGCCGATCCGTTCGGCGCCGGCGAACGCGAACGCACGCCGCTGCACTTGGCTGCCGCCAACGGCCAGATCGCCGTCTTGCAAGCGTTGCTCGCGCGCGGCTGCAATCCGAATTGCCGAGACGCCAGCGGTCGCACGCCGCTGCTCACCGCACTCGAACACGGCGCGAACGCGTTGCCGTTGGTGCGCGCGCTCGCCGCGCACGGCGCCGATGCCGAAGCGGTGGACGTCAACGGCGAAACACCGCTCGGTTTGGCGTTGGAACACCCGGAACTGGAACGCTGGCTCAATTGGAACGATTGGCAGCGTCCGCGCCGTCCGCTACGCGCCGACGATCTGATTCACGCCGCAACGCATGGCGCAGACACGGCGGTACGTCGCCTGCTGGAACTCGGTTTTCCTGTGGATACGCGCGATGCGCAGGGCGCCACGGCGCTGCTACACGCCTGCGGCGCCGGCCATCGCGATGTCGCCGCCATCTTGATCGACGCAGGCGCAGACGTTGCAGCGAGCGCCAACAACGGCATGACGCCGCTGGCCGCCGCGGTAGCCGCACGTCGCGAAGCCTTGGTGGCGTTGCTGCTCGAACACGGCGCTGCCGCGGATCAACGCCTGCCGAACGACGCCACCGCGTTGATGATCGCCGCGGTGCAAGGCTATCCCGAGATCGCCGAGCAACTGCTCGATGCAGGCGCCGATGCAAACGCGGTCGATGCGCAAAAACACAGCGCGCTGCACGCCGCCTCGCAATTTGGATTCGAGCAGAACGACAGCTTGCGCGCGCGCCGTCTATTCGACGTGCTGCTCAAGCGCGGCGCCGATGCCAATCTCGCCGACAACGAAGGCAAAACGCCGTTGTTGTTGTTGCTCGGCGCGCATCTGCGCCCCGGCAGCGCCTGCGACGCCACGCATATCGGCGCCTTGCTGCCCGTGCTGGTGGACGCCGGCGCGCGTATCGAACACGCCGATCAGCGCGGCGTCACCGCGCTGCATGCCTGCGCGATGCATGCGTTGCTTCCGCCCGCACGCATCCTGCTCGCGCGCGGTGCGGATCGGAACGCGGCGGACAATTTCGGTCGCACGGCGGCGGATGTCGCGCGCCATCTAGGACTGATCGATATCGCGCACGAACTCGCCGCACGCGCGAGCGTGATTCCTAGCGTTCGGCAAACCTTGCGGCAGCCCGCGTCGGATCAGTAA
- a CDS encoding tautomerase family protein: MPLVRIALRRGKSPAYIAALRNGIYAAMRESFSVPENDRFILVNQHDAEEFDYDPNYLDIARSDDLVIVQIACNNTRTVEQKQAFYRSVAEKLTADPGVRPEDVFINLLETAKENWSFGNGIAQYA, encoded by the coding sequence ATGCCTCTCGTCCGTATTGCTCTGCGTCGCGGCAAATCGCCGGCGTATATCGCAGCCCTTCGCAACGGTATCTACGCCGCCATGCGCGAATCGTTCAGCGTGCCCGAAAACGATCGCTTCATTCTGGTCAACCAACACGATGCCGAGGAATTCGATTACGACCCCAACTATCTCGACATCGCGCGCAGCGACGATTTAGTGATCGTGCAGATCGCTTGCAACAACACGCGCACGGTCGAGCAAAAGCAGGCGTTCTATCGAAGCGTCGCCGAAAAGCTAACGGCCGATCCCGGCGTGCGACCGGAGGACGTGTTTATCAATTTGCTGGAAACAGCAAAAGAAAACTGGTCGTTCGGAAACGGCATCGCACAGTACGCGTAA
- a CDS encoding glycosyltransferase family 9 protein has translation MPIQPLVIRFGRLGDTLLLQPLLRRLHARYGEPCCLLTTGHSASELYRGQADVAQVMALGSRHRPLPLNPEQWRAVFALRHKQRVPVYVCEPQQQSLKRIRLLLRLAGIPEGDCVFLNDIPLAAGDHWIEHLLQLADATPPAFRERFEDVVCDTSAVPEFSLSFEERLECHQWLARQGLSGHPLVLLQAPNRRTMRWNGVRKACDDDKSWPMQHWMMVIAAIQARLPDARILLCGAPAEHAYLESIRATVTHPYVHVVAKDLSLSRLKVLATIAHSMISVDTGPAHIAAAMGCPLVVMFGAVSPKHWQPRSPSFESVRVLRGPPASRRVDAITPERVIEAWKALPTREAAATSAGANSALV, from the coding sequence ATGCCCATACAGCCACTTGTCATTCGTTTTGGCCGCCTTGGCGATACCTTGCTGTTGCAACCCTTGTTGCGTCGTTTACACGCACGCTACGGCGAACCATGTTGTTTGCTAACGACCGGCCATTCCGCGTCTGAGCTGTATCGCGGGCAGGCCGATGTCGCCCAAGTGATGGCGCTCGGGTCGCGTCATCGTCCGTTGCCACTGAATCCAGAGCAATGGCGCGCGGTGTTTGCATTGCGCCACAAGCAGCGTGTTCCCGTGTACGTATGCGAGCCGCAACAGCAATCGCTGAAGCGCATTCGCTTGCTGCTGCGATTGGCCGGCATCCCGGAAGGCGATTGCGTGTTTCTCAACGATATTCCGCTCGCAGCTGGCGATCACTGGATAGAACATTTGCTGCAACTTGCGGACGCCACGCCGCCGGCGTTTCGCGAACGCTTTGAAGATGTCGTGTGCGACACGAGCGCCGTGCCCGAATTTTCCCTCAGCTTCGAAGAGCGCCTGGAGTGCCACCAATGGTTGGCCCGGCAAGGCCTTTCGGGTCATCCGCTGGTGCTGTTGCAAGCACCGAACCGACGCACGATGCGATGGAATGGCGTGCGCAAGGCCTGCGACGACGACAAATCGTGGCCGATGCAACATTGGATGATGGTCATCGCGGCGATTCAGGCGCGTTTGCCAGACGCACGCATTTTGCTGTGCGGCGCGCCGGCGGAACACGCGTATCTGGAAAGCATTCGCGCAACCGTGACGCATCCCTACGTGCATGTTGTCGCCAAGGATTTGTCGTTATCACGACTGAAAGTGCTGGCCACGATCGCGCACAGCATGATCTCCGTCGATACCGGGCCCGCGCATATCGCCGCGGCGATGGGCTGTCCGTTGGTGGTGATGTTCGGCGCCGTGTCGCCGAAACATTGGCAGCCGCGCAGCCCCTCGTTCGAATCGGTGCGTGTGTTGCGCGGTCCGCCTGCGAGTCGACGCGTCGACGCCATTACGCCGGAGCGGGTGATCGAAGCGTGGAAAGCATTGCCGACGCGGGAAGCCGCGGCGACGAGCGCGGGTGCGAATTCCGCGCTCGTCTAA